In a single window of the Rhopalosiphum padi isolate XX-2018 chromosome 1, ASM2088224v1, whole genome shotgun sequence genome:
- the LOC132932030 gene encoding JNK-interacting protein 3 isoform X1 has translation MAQEVVYGTQDDTHVVMSEKVQSLAGSIYQEFEKMISKYDEEVVKNLMPLVVNVLECLDLSHTENQEHEVEVELLREDNEQLVTQYEREKQLRKSAEQKLLEMEDYIEDEKKDYQSKIESLESIVRMLELKSKNASDHVYRLEEKEQDMKQEYTKLHERYTELFKTHMDHIERTKILMGSGDRMDNPRSMRMPFMSMAHMNRSSGPVSFGFSSLESPSTLKSIDGSNEYPLVISNSPPGSMHSNSSLKNELQTQDLETSEAESRLRVDQISERGWSETLNSISKADDSSPDEVPEIVEEIEAIPKNSVTSLSGRSHTQREQRPATNVLYQEFSFQDNEVQVELEEVPEITGNWVHPGDYASSVSSETEPETPLSIVNDNFFGMGKEVENLIKENTELLATKNALNIVKDDLIIKVDELTSEQHILREELKALQTLNVRLAQKASEVEEELKKTKQELEQLKLNKSDSDEEKSYAERKRFTRVEMARVILERNKFKEQLMDLEESLRWQETVRAIRLEPNEKKKQGVWRLFSNLFGSSVKPNDTGLGSGDSGGGVVTRPRSIHYDPSSHQVGPSSIMKRRSMIEGGRYSRYEDDMFSDKSKRSDRRVHFGRIRTHIPREESWLQAYGWSMPADPSNGRPLLSMPHQSNSPSTNYPVPVLVNCCSPLADTEPGMKMWCATGVNLSGGVTKDGGEIVGASVFYNNNNNNNMEEPISKNSEFQTTIDESLEMKKLDEELKENSRSNVESELVLSSLIWICTTTNNNTKVVIIDANKPDIVLETFHISCQAHIGCIASVPGALENDYVDNDVINCEPEQTEEVTEEDKQLPKDKKSDVEIGKIMFVSCAAGSEETYLDDSHKADEILSDINSDKVDDEDSISDSVQADNNSCEIPRRPSLLKEGIIKDGISDPLNENGIAKEDLDNMSSVLPTIWLGFENGCIFVHSAKSQWRRCLHSVKLKDAVLSIIYVDGRVLCALANGTVVVFRRDDEGRWDLSKYHSVTLGPPQNAARCLVSVNSKRVWCGYKNKVHIIHPRSLVVIHTLEAHPHKESKVRTMVWVGDGVWVSIRLDSTIRLYHAYNYNHLQDVDVQPFIIKMLGSDKPQLSCIRITAMLVASNRLWIGTGIGVVISVPLLDKGLLGFPINKEVKVYSEPKTQEITPSSFIPYCSMAHAQLSVHGFRDSVKFFVSVPGSGGFSAASAIQQDEPIVESVPDAEHLTSTLIIAGGEGYIDFRSDEQGDGDYFDRTEKNQLFLWGVHSEAKNKARLDVNSLNNTI, from the exons ATGGCTCAAGAAGTAGTGTACGGGACTCAAGACGACACCCATGTCGTTATGTCTGAGAAAGTACAATCACTAGCTGGTAGTATTTATCAggaatttgaaaaaatgataTCCAAATACGATGAAGAAGTTGTGAAAAATTTGATGCCATTGGTTGTTAACGTTTTGGAGTGCTTAGACCTTTCTCATACAGAAAATCAAGAACATGAGGTAGAAGTTGAGCTATTACGAGAAGATAATGAACAATTAGTTACTCAGTATGAGAGAGAAAAACAACTACGGAAATCTGCAGAACAG AAACTTCTGGAAATGGAAGATTATATTGAAGATGAGAAAAAAGATTATCAAAGTAAAATAGAGAGTTTAGAATCAATTGTTAGAATGTtagaattaaaatcaaaaaatgcttCAGATCATG tttatagatTGGAAGAAAAAGAACAAGATATGAAACAAGAGTACACAAAACTGCATGAACGATACacagaattatttaaaactcaCATGGATCACATTGAACGTACAAAAATTTTAATGGGTTCTGGTGATCGAATGGATAATCCTAGAAGTATGCGAATGCCTTTTATGAGCATGGCCCATATGAATcg atCTTCTGGACCAGTTTCATTTGGGTTTAGTTCCCTTGAAAGTCCATCTACACTGAAGTCTATTGATGGATCCAATGAATATCCATTAGTTATATCTAATTCTCCTCCAGGCAGTATGCATTCCAATTCTAGCCTGAAAAATGAATTACAAACCcaa GATCTTGAAACTTCTGAGGCAGAATCACGTTTACGTGTTGATCAAATATCTGAACGAGGTTGGTCTGAAACTTTAAATTCTATTAGCAAAGCTGATGACAGTAGTCCAGACGAAGTTCCAGAAATTGTAGAAGAAATAGAAGCAATTCCTAAAAATTCTGTCACATCACTTAGTGGGCGTAGTCATACACAAAG agAACAAAGACCTGCTACTAATGTTTTATATCAAGAATTCAGCTTTCAAGATAATGAAGTGCAAGTAGAATTAGAAGAAGTGCCAGAAATTActg gAAATTGGGTACATCCCGGAGATTATGCTTCATCTG TCAGCAGTGAGACTGAACCAGAAACTCCACTCTCGATAG TTAATGATAACTTTTTCG GTATGGGAAAGGAAGTTGAGAATCTCATTAAAGAAAATACTGAACTATTGGCTACAAAAAATGCTCTCAACATTGTTAaagatgatttaattattaaagttgatGAACTTacaag tgAGCAACACATTTTGCGCGAAGAGTTAAAAGCTTTGCAAACACTAAATGTTCGTTTGGCTCAGAAAGCATCTGAAGTTGAGGaagagttaaaaaaaacaaaacaagaaTTAGAACAGCTGAAATTGAACAAATCTGATTCTgat gAAGAAAAATCATATGCAGAACGTAAAAGATTTACCCGTGTTGAAATGGCTAGAGTTATTTTAGAACGAAATAAATTCAAAGAACAACTAATGGATTTAGAAGAATCACTTCGTTGGCAAGAAACTGTCCGGGCCATTCGATTGGAGccaaatgagaaaaaaaaacaggGTGTGTGGAGACT TTTCAGCAACTTATTTGGAAGTAGTGTCAAACCAAACGACACTGGACTTGGAAGTGGAGATAGCGGAGGAGGCGTAGTTACGCGTCCAAGATCAATACATTATGATCCATCATCTCATCAAGTTGGTCCCTCTAGCATAATGAAAAGACGTAGTATGATAGAAGGAGGAAGATATAGTAGATATGAAGATGAcat gttTAGTGACAAATCTAAGCGTTCTGATCGACGCGTGCATTTTGGCAGAATACGTACTCATATTCCTAGAGAAGAAAGTTGGTTACAAGCTTATGGTTGGAGTATGCCAGCTGATCCTTCAAATGGAAGACCCCTTTTAAGTATGCCACATCAATCTAATAGTCCAAGTACAAACTATCCTGTACCGGTTCTAGTAAACTGTTGTTCACCACTTGCTGATACTGAACCTGGAATGAag ATGTGGTGCGCTACAGGAGTTAATCTTAGTGGAGGTGTTACCAAAGATGGTGGTGAAATTGTTGGGGCTagtgtattttacaataataataataataataatatggaagaACCCATTAGTAAAAACTCAGAATTTCAAACTACAATTGATGAAAGCttagaaatgaaaaaattaGATGAAgagttaaaa GAAAATAGTAGATCAAACGTTGAATCAGAACTAGTTCTATCGTCACTTATTTGGATATGTActacaactaataataatactaaagtaGTTATTATTGATGCCAATAAACCTGATATTGTATTAGAGACATTTCATATTTCCTGCCAAGCTCATATTGGTTGTATTGCTTCAGTAccag gggCTTTAGAAAATGATTATGTGGATAATGATGTTATAAATTGTGAGCCTGAACAAACTGAAGAAGTTACTGAAGAAGACAAGCAATTAccaaaagataaaaaatcaGATGTTGAAATCGGCAAAATTATGTTTGTTAGTTGTGCAGCTGGTAGTGAAGAAACTTATTTAGATGATAGTCATAAAGCAGATGAAATATTAAGTGACATCAACTCTGATAAGGTTGATGATg AAGATAGCATATCAGATTCTGTTCAAGCAGATAATAATAGCTGTGAAATACCAAGAAGACCTAGCCTATTGAAAGAAGGTATCATAAAGGATGGAATATCTGACCCTCTGAATG AAAACGGAATAGCAAAAGAAGATCTAGATAATATGTCAAGTGTCTTACCTACTATCTGGTTAGGATTTGAAAATGGTTGTATATTTGTACATTCTGCTAAGTCACAGTGGAGGCGATGTTTACACTcagtaaaattaaaagatgCTGTGTTGAGTATCAT ctatGTTGATGGTCGTGTTTTATGTGCTTTGGCTAATGGAACAGTAGTTGTATTTCGGCGTGATGATGAAGGTCGATGGGATTTAAGCAAATATCATAGTGTGACATTAGGACCGCCTCAAAATGCAGCTCGATGCCTAGTATCAGTAAATAGCAAACGAGTTTGGTGTGGTTATAAAAACAAAGTACACATTATTCATCCACGTTCATTAGttgttatt cataCATTAGAAGCACATCCTCATAAAGAAAGTAAAGTTCGCACCATGGTTTGGGTAGGAGACGGCGTTTGGGTATCCATAAGACTTGACTCAACAATAAGACTTTATcatgcatataattataatcatttacaaGATGTTGATGTACAaccatttattatcaaaatgctAG GATCCGATAAACCACAACTATCGTGTATTAGGATAACAGCAATGCTAGTTGCTTCTAACAGGCTATGGATTGGAACTGGAATTGGTGTAGTTATATCTGTCCCTCTTTTAGAta AAGGTCTCTTAGGATTTCCAATTAATAAAGAAGTGAAAGTATATTCTGAACCAAAAACTCAAGAGATAACACCAAGTAGTTTCATACCATATTGCTCAATGGCCCACGCTCAACTATCAGTACACGGATTTAGAGATTCAGTCAAGTTTTTTGTATCTGTACCag gaTCTGGAGGTTTTTCTGCTGCATCTGCCATTCAACAAGACGAACCAATTGTTGAAAGTGTCCCTGATGCCGAACATTTGACATCCACATTGATTATTGCTGGTGGTGAAGGTTATATAGACTTTAGATCTG
- the LOC132932030 gene encoding JNK-interacting protein 3 isoform X5, whose translation MAQEVVYGTQDDTHVVMSEKVQSLAGSIYQEFEKMISKYDEEVVKNLMPLVVNVLECLDLSHTENQEHEVEVELLREDNEQLVTQYEREKQLRKSAEQKLLEMEDYIEDEKKDYQSKIESLESIVRMLELKSKNASDHVYRLEEKEQDMKQEYTKLHERYTELFKTHMDHIERTKILMGSGDRMDNPRSMRMPFMSMAHMNRSSGPVSFGFSSLESPSTLKSIDGSNEYPLVISNSPPGSMHSNSSLKNELQTQDLETSEAESRLRVDQISERGWSETLNSISKADDSSPDEVPEIVEEIEAIPKNSVTSLSGRSHTQREQRPATNVLYQEFSFQDNEVQVELEEVPEITGNWVHPGDYASSVSSETEPETPLSIVNDNFFGMGKEVENLIKENTELLATKNALNIVKDDLIIKVDELTSEQHILREELKALQTLNVRLAQKASEVEEELKKTKQELEQLKLNKSDSDEEKSYAERKRFTRVEMARVILERNKFKEQLMDLEESLRWQETVRAIRLEPNEKKKQGVWRLFSNLFGSSVKPNDTGLGSGDSGGGVVTRPRSIHYDPSSHQVGPSSIMKRRSMIEGGRYSRYEDDMFSDKSKRSDRRVHFGRIRTHIPREESWLQAYGWSMPADPSNGRPLLSMPHQSNSPSTNYPVPVLVNCCSPLADTEPGMKMWCATGVNLSGGVTKDGGEIVGASVFYNNNNNNNMEEPISKNSEFQTTIDESLEMKKLDEELKENSRSNVESELVLSSLIWICTTTNNNTKVVIIDANKPDIVLETFHISCQAHIGCIASVPGALENDYVDNDVINCEPEQTEEVTEEDKQLPKDKKSDVEIGKIMFVSCAAGSEETYLDDSHKADEILSDINSDKVDDEDSISDSVQADNNSCEIPRRPSLLKEGIIKDGISDPLNENGIAKEDLDNMSSVLPTIWLGFENGCIFVHSAKSQWRRCLHSVKLKDAVLSIIYVDGRVLCALANGTVVVFRRDDEGRWDLSKYHSVTLGPPQNAARCLVSVNSKRVWCGYKNKVHIIHPRSLVVIHTLEAHPHKESKVRTMVWVGDGVWVSIRLDSTIRLYHAYNYNHLQDVDVQPFIIKMLGSDKPQLSCIRITAMLVASNRLWIGTGIGVVISVPLLDKGLLGFPINKEVKVYSEPKTQEITPSSFIPYCSMAHAQLSVHGFRDSVKFFVSVPGSGGFSAASAIQQDEPIVESVPDAEHLTSTLIIAGGEGYIDFRSADGEETNDATCHLLAWSMLSRIIQQDNC comes from the exons ATGGCTCAAGAAGTAGTGTACGGGACTCAAGACGACACCCATGTCGTTATGTCTGAGAAAGTACAATCACTAGCTGGTAGTATTTATCAggaatttgaaaaaatgataTCCAAATACGATGAAGAAGTTGTGAAAAATTTGATGCCATTGGTTGTTAACGTTTTGGAGTGCTTAGACCTTTCTCATACAGAAAATCAAGAACATGAGGTAGAAGTTGAGCTATTACGAGAAGATAATGAACAATTAGTTACTCAGTATGAGAGAGAAAAACAACTACGGAAATCTGCAGAACAG AAACTTCTGGAAATGGAAGATTATATTGAAGATGAGAAAAAAGATTATCAAAGTAAAATAGAGAGTTTAGAATCAATTGTTAGAATGTtagaattaaaatcaaaaaatgcttCAGATCATG tttatagatTGGAAGAAAAAGAACAAGATATGAAACAAGAGTACACAAAACTGCATGAACGATACacagaattatttaaaactcaCATGGATCACATTGAACGTACAAAAATTTTAATGGGTTCTGGTGATCGAATGGATAATCCTAGAAGTATGCGAATGCCTTTTATGAGCATGGCCCATATGAATcg atCTTCTGGACCAGTTTCATTTGGGTTTAGTTCCCTTGAAAGTCCATCTACACTGAAGTCTATTGATGGATCCAATGAATATCCATTAGTTATATCTAATTCTCCTCCAGGCAGTATGCATTCCAATTCTAGCCTGAAAAATGAATTACAAACCcaa GATCTTGAAACTTCTGAGGCAGAATCACGTTTACGTGTTGATCAAATATCTGAACGAGGTTGGTCTGAAACTTTAAATTCTATTAGCAAAGCTGATGACAGTAGTCCAGACGAAGTTCCAGAAATTGTAGAAGAAATAGAAGCAATTCCTAAAAATTCTGTCACATCACTTAGTGGGCGTAGTCATACACAAAG agAACAAAGACCTGCTACTAATGTTTTATATCAAGAATTCAGCTTTCAAGATAATGAAGTGCAAGTAGAATTAGAAGAAGTGCCAGAAATTActg gAAATTGGGTACATCCCGGAGATTATGCTTCATCTG TCAGCAGTGAGACTGAACCAGAAACTCCACTCTCGATAG TTAATGATAACTTTTTCG GTATGGGAAAGGAAGTTGAGAATCTCATTAAAGAAAATACTGAACTATTGGCTACAAAAAATGCTCTCAACATTGTTAaagatgatttaattattaaagttgatGAACTTacaag tgAGCAACACATTTTGCGCGAAGAGTTAAAAGCTTTGCAAACACTAAATGTTCGTTTGGCTCAGAAAGCATCTGAAGTTGAGGaagagttaaaaaaaacaaaacaagaaTTAGAACAGCTGAAATTGAACAAATCTGATTCTgat gAAGAAAAATCATATGCAGAACGTAAAAGATTTACCCGTGTTGAAATGGCTAGAGTTATTTTAGAACGAAATAAATTCAAAGAACAACTAATGGATTTAGAAGAATCACTTCGTTGGCAAGAAACTGTCCGGGCCATTCGATTGGAGccaaatgagaaaaaaaaacaggGTGTGTGGAGACT TTTCAGCAACTTATTTGGAAGTAGTGTCAAACCAAACGACACTGGACTTGGAAGTGGAGATAGCGGAGGAGGCGTAGTTACGCGTCCAAGATCAATACATTATGATCCATCATCTCATCAAGTTGGTCCCTCTAGCATAATGAAAAGACGTAGTATGATAGAAGGAGGAAGATATAGTAGATATGAAGATGAcat gttTAGTGACAAATCTAAGCGTTCTGATCGACGCGTGCATTTTGGCAGAATACGTACTCATATTCCTAGAGAAGAAAGTTGGTTACAAGCTTATGGTTGGAGTATGCCAGCTGATCCTTCAAATGGAAGACCCCTTTTAAGTATGCCACATCAATCTAATAGTCCAAGTACAAACTATCCTGTACCGGTTCTAGTAAACTGTTGTTCACCACTTGCTGATACTGAACCTGGAATGAag ATGTGGTGCGCTACAGGAGTTAATCTTAGTGGAGGTGTTACCAAAGATGGTGGTGAAATTGTTGGGGCTagtgtattttacaataataataataataataatatggaagaACCCATTAGTAAAAACTCAGAATTTCAAACTACAATTGATGAAAGCttagaaatgaaaaaattaGATGAAgagttaaaa GAAAATAGTAGATCAAACGTTGAATCAGAACTAGTTCTATCGTCACTTATTTGGATATGTActacaactaataataatactaaagtaGTTATTATTGATGCCAATAAACCTGATATTGTATTAGAGACATTTCATATTTCCTGCCAAGCTCATATTGGTTGTATTGCTTCAGTAccag gggCTTTAGAAAATGATTATGTGGATAATGATGTTATAAATTGTGAGCCTGAACAAACTGAAGAAGTTACTGAAGAAGACAAGCAATTAccaaaagataaaaaatcaGATGTTGAAATCGGCAAAATTATGTTTGTTAGTTGTGCAGCTGGTAGTGAAGAAACTTATTTAGATGATAGTCATAAAGCAGATGAAATATTAAGTGACATCAACTCTGATAAGGTTGATGATg AAGATAGCATATCAGATTCTGTTCAAGCAGATAATAATAGCTGTGAAATACCAAGAAGACCTAGCCTATTGAAAGAAGGTATCATAAAGGATGGAATATCTGACCCTCTGAATG AAAACGGAATAGCAAAAGAAGATCTAGATAATATGTCAAGTGTCTTACCTACTATCTGGTTAGGATTTGAAAATGGTTGTATATTTGTACATTCTGCTAAGTCACAGTGGAGGCGATGTTTACACTcagtaaaattaaaagatgCTGTGTTGAGTATCAT ctatGTTGATGGTCGTGTTTTATGTGCTTTGGCTAATGGAACAGTAGTTGTATTTCGGCGTGATGATGAAGGTCGATGGGATTTAAGCAAATATCATAGTGTGACATTAGGACCGCCTCAAAATGCAGCTCGATGCCTAGTATCAGTAAATAGCAAACGAGTTTGGTGTGGTTATAAAAACAAAGTACACATTATTCATCCACGTTCATTAGttgttatt cataCATTAGAAGCACATCCTCATAAAGAAAGTAAAGTTCGCACCATGGTTTGGGTAGGAGACGGCGTTTGGGTATCCATAAGACTTGACTCAACAATAAGACTTTATcatgcatataattataatcatttacaaGATGTTGATGTACAaccatttattatcaaaatgctAG GATCCGATAAACCACAACTATCGTGTATTAGGATAACAGCAATGCTAGTTGCTTCTAACAGGCTATGGATTGGAACTGGAATTGGTGTAGTTATATCTGTCCCTCTTTTAGAta AAGGTCTCTTAGGATTTCCAATTAATAAAGAAGTGAAAGTATATTCTGAACCAAAAACTCAAGAGATAACACCAAGTAGTTTCATACCATATTGCTCAATGGCCCACGCTCAACTATCAGTACACGGATTTAGAGATTCAGTCAAGTTTTTTGTATCTGTACCag gaTCTGGAGGTTTTTCTGCTGCATCTGCCATTCAACAAGACGAACCAATTGTTGAAAGTGTCCCTGATGCCGAACATTTGACATCCACATTGATTATTGCTGGTGGTGAAGGTTATATAGACTTTAGATCTG CCGATGGGGAAGAAACGAATGATGCAACTTGTCATTTGCTCGCTTGGTCTATGTTGTCTAGAATTATTCAACAGGACAATtgctaa